A part of Streptomyces sp. NBC_01210 genomic DNA contains:
- a CDS encoding AraC family transcriptional regulator, translated as MDVLSDAIAAMRTGRPHSSRTRKHAPWGGRFPSTEGAGFHVVLKGSAWLLPRDDAEPVRLGAGDVVFLAHGYRHSLVDHPGSPVEDVELEPDGSWPPVPNPNPNPDPRPDAGPETLLLCGAYQLSKTRAHPLLTELPDVVHLPAGAGAHPSLHAAVELLAAELAGPQPGSDAIVPALLDTLLLYLLRAWWLQERADEPTGWAGAMGDPAITAALHAIHADPAHPWTVGELGAAAGLSRAAFARRFTALVGQPPLAYLTWWRMTTAGRLLRKHDAPLRTVAHHAGYTSEFAFAKAFKREYGMAPGQYRRGTG; from the coding sequence GTGGACGTACTGAGTGACGCGATCGCCGCCATGCGCACAGGCCGGCCCCACTCGTCGCGGACGCGCAAGCACGCGCCCTGGGGCGGCCGTTTCCCGTCCACCGAGGGCGCCGGATTTCATGTGGTGCTCAAGGGCTCGGCCTGGCTGCTGCCCCGGGACGACGCCGAGCCGGTCCGGCTCGGCGCCGGCGACGTGGTCTTTCTGGCCCATGGATACCGTCACTCCCTCGTCGACCACCCCGGTTCGCCGGTCGAGGATGTCGAGCTCGAACCGGACGGATCCTGGCCGCCCGTACCGAATCCGAATCCGAACCCGGACCCGCGGCCGGACGCCGGTCCCGAGACTCTTCTGCTGTGCGGTGCCTACCAGTTGAGCAAGACACGGGCCCATCCGCTCCTCACCGAACTGCCCGATGTGGTCCATCTCCCTGCTGGGGCCGGCGCACATCCCTCGCTGCACGCAGCCGTCGAGCTGCTCGCCGCCGAACTCGCCGGTCCACAGCCGGGATCCGACGCCATCGTGCCTGCGCTCCTCGACACGCTGCTGCTCTATCTGCTGCGCGCCTGGTGGCTCCAGGAGCGGGCCGACGAGCCGACGGGCTGGGCAGGTGCCATGGGCGACCCGGCGATCACTGCCGCGCTGCACGCCATCCATGCAGACCCCGCACACCCCTGGACGGTTGGGGAACTGGGCGCCGCGGCGGGTCTGTCCCGCGCCGCCTTCGCCCGCCGGTTCACCGCGCTCGTCGGCCAGCCGCCGCTCGCGTATCTGACGTGGTGGCGGATGACCACCGCGGGCCGGCTGCTGCGCAAGCACGATGCACCGCTGCGTACGGTGGCCCACCATGCGGGCTACACCTCGGAGTTCGCCTTCGCCAAGGCCTTCAAGCGGGAGTACGGGATGGCGCCGGGCCAGTACCGCCGGGGCACGGGGTGA
- a CDS encoding aldehyde dehydrogenase (NADP(+)), translating into MAAAPVWSVDPRTGKPREQVAVESTTEEIDRAVRAAHAARPALADRSVRARLLRTAADLLDEAGEHVIEAADAETALGPTRLTGELARTTAQLRAFAEVVDEGAFLDIHIDHADGSRTPPWPDLRRFKIPLGVVAVYAASNFPLAFSVPGGDTASALAAGCPVVVKAHPDHPGTSELCASVLRRAAHQVGLPEDVVILVHGFEAGIELVRHPLVAGAGFTGSVRGGRALFDAAAARPTPIPFHGELGSLNPVVITEAAAGERAEQLGAGLAGSMTLGGGQFCTKPGFVLAPAGDAGDRLLKSLTAAVSETEPGVMLDHRMRGAFVEGVRERAELPEVEAPITPGAGGDHTVSAGFLSVPARLLAAEGPHDLLLEECFGPVTVVARYESEAEITEVLGRLPGNLTATLHLSESEAAGEGRGAELLAELTPLAGRVLVDGWPTGVAVAPAQHHGGPYPASTSGSTSVGATAIERWLRPVTYQTTPEALLPPELRDENPLGLPRRVDGRLETPRS; encoded by the coding sequence GTGGCAGCAGCACCAGTCTGGAGTGTCGACCCCCGAACCGGGAAGCCGCGTGAGCAGGTTGCGGTCGAGTCAACCACTGAGGAGATCGACCGCGCGGTCCGCGCCGCACACGCCGCCCGCCCCGCACTCGCCGACCGGAGTGTACGCGCGCGGCTGCTGCGCACCGCCGCCGACCTGCTCGACGAGGCCGGTGAACATGTCATCGAGGCCGCCGACGCGGAGACCGCGCTCGGCCCCACCCGCCTGACCGGTGAACTCGCCCGCACCACCGCTCAGTTGCGGGCCTTCGCCGAGGTCGTCGACGAGGGCGCCTTCCTCGACATCCACATCGACCACGCGGACGGCAGCCGTACGCCGCCATGGCCCGATCTGCGCCGCTTCAAGATCCCGCTGGGCGTCGTCGCCGTCTACGCCGCCAGCAACTTCCCGCTCGCCTTCTCCGTACCCGGCGGAGACACCGCGAGCGCGCTCGCGGCCGGCTGCCCGGTCGTCGTCAAGGCCCACCCCGACCACCCCGGCACCTCCGAACTGTGCGCCTCCGTGCTGCGCAGGGCCGCCCACCAGGTCGGCCTGCCCGAGGACGTCGTGATCCTCGTCCACGGCTTCGAGGCGGGCATCGAGCTGGTCAGGCACCCGCTGGTCGCGGGCGCCGGCTTCACCGGGTCCGTACGCGGCGGGCGCGCGCTCTTCGACGCCGCGGCCGCCAGGCCCACCCCCATCCCCTTCCACGGCGAGCTCGGCTCCCTCAACCCCGTTGTGATCACCGAGGCGGCCGCCGGAGAGCGGGCCGAGCAGCTCGGCGCCGGGCTCGCGGGCTCGATGACGCTGGGCGGGGGCCAGTTCTGCACCAAGCCCGGCTTTGTGCTCGCTCCCGCCGGCGACGCGGGCGACCGGCTGCTCAAGTCGCTGACGGCGGCGGTCAGTGAGACCGAGCCCGGCGTGATGCTCGACCACCGGATGCGCGGCGCCTTCGTCGAGGGCGTACGCGAACGGGCCGAACTCCCGGAGGTGGAGGCCCCGATCACGCCCGGCGCGGGCGGTGATCACACCGTGAGCGCCGGCTTCCTCTCCGTACCGGCCCGGCTGCTGGCCGCCGAAGGGCCGCACGACCTGCTGCTCGAGGAGTGCTTCGGCCCGGTCACGGTCGTCGCGCGGTACGAGTCCGAGGCCGAGATCACCGAGGTCCTCGGCAGACTGCCCGGCAACCTCACGGCCACCCTGCACCTCTCCGAGTCAGAGGCCGCGGGCGAGGGCCGGGGCGCGGAGCTGCTCGCCGAACTCACCCCGCTCGCGGGCCGCGTCCTGGTCGACGGCTGGCCGACCGGTGTCGCCGTCGCCCCCGCCCAGCACCACGGCGGCCCCTACCCGGCCTCCACCTCCGGCTCCACCTCGGTCGGGGCCACCGCGATCGAGCGCTGGCTGCGCCCGGTCACGTACCAGACGACGCCCGAGGCGCTGCTCCCGCCCGAGCTGCGCGACGAAAACCCACTGGGGCTGCCGCGTCGGGTGGACGGCCGCCTCGAAACTCCGCGAAGCTGA
- a CDS encoding DUF1349 domain-containing protein, translating into MTEPIDLPELPFPLRSYGPDANWSYEKGVLTGWAGARQDRFVPPAGEALEPVSDAPRLLGAPEGDFQLIARVTVGFAAAFDAGVLYLHVGEREWAKLCLELSPDKPTICTVVTRGHSDDANSFEVAGDSAWLRISRTGKAFAFHASTDGEYWTFVRIFALGTEEQAGAALVGFLAQSPVGEGCVVTFDRIEFREGWPEGLRDGS; encoded by the coding sequence GTGACCGAGCCGATCGACCTGCCCGAGCTCCCCTTCCCGCTGCGCTCCTACGGCCCCGATGCCAACTGGTCGTACGAGAAAGGGGTGCTGACCGGCTGGGCGGGAGCCAGGCAGGACCGCTTCGTACCGCCCGCGGGCGAGGCGCTGGAGCCCGTCTCCGACGCGCCCCGCCTGCTCGGTGCGCCGGAGGGCGACTTCCAGCTCATCGCACGGGTCACCGTCGGCTTCGCCGCGGCCTTCGACGCCGGCGTGCTCTATCTGCACGTCGGCGAGCGGGAGTGGGCCAAGCTCTGCCTGGAACTCTCCCCGGACAAGCCCACCATCTGCACGGTCGTCACCCGCGGCCACTCCGACGACGCCAACTCCTTCGAGGTGGCGGGCGACAGCGCATGGCTGCGGATCAGCCGCACCGGCAAGGCCTTCGCCTTCCACGCCTCGACGGACGGCGAGTACTGGACCTTCGTGCGGATCTTCGCCCTCGGGACGGAGGAGCAGGCCGGGGCCGCGCTCGTCGGCTTCCTGGCGCAGTCCCCGGTGGGCGAGGGCTGTGTGGTGACCTTCGACCGGATCGAGTTCCGCGAGGGCTGGCCCGAGGGGCTGCGCGACGGATCGTGA
- a CDS encoding GNAT family N-acetyltransferase, which yields MIRTAVPADLDAIAALHAEARASYYRGHIPDDAFDGPAECARTRAGWSAAIERGAVLCAEKDGTVAGVAAFREVDTVMTLTQLHVDPKRWRDGIGTALHTACVESWQRAGVRTARLEVFEQNRRAQSFYAHHGWFPDPDETRADTHLVLRLTVPRA from the coding sequence ATGATCAGAACAGCCGTTCCCGCCGACCTGGATGCCATCGCCGCCCTCCACGCCGAAGCCCGGGCGAGCTACTACCGCGGCCACATCCCTGACGACGCCTTCGACGGCCCCGCCGAGTGCGCCCGCACCCGCGCGGGCTGGTCCGCAGCCATCGAGCGCGGCGCGGTGCTCTGTGCAGAGAAGGACGGGACCGTCGCCGGAGTCGCCGCTTTCCGCGAGGTCGATACGGTCATGACACTCACCCAGCTCCATGTGGACCCGAAGCGGTGGCGCGACGGCATAGGCACCGCACTGCACACGGCCTGCGTCGAGTCCTGGCAGCGCGCCGGAGTCCGCACCGCCCGCCTCGAGGTCTTCGAGCAGAACAGGCGCGCCCAGTCCTTCTACGCGCACCACGGCTGGTTCCCCGACCCGGACGAGACGCGCGCCGACACCCACCTGGTGCTTCGCCTCACAGTGCCGCGCGCCTAG
- a CDS encoding GNAT family N-acetyltransferase — translation MSPLSPRVTLRKVTDSDLPVFFRHMSDPESNLMAAFTSKDPTDRAAFDAHWARILVSDAVIRTVLADDVVVGHTAVYGPPEEREVTYFIDRAYWGRGVATAALRALIELVPQRPLHARAAADNAGSIRVLQKCGFTVTGEDRGYAHARGAETDEVLLTLAG, via the coding sequence ATGTCCCCATTGTCCCCGCGCGTCACGCTGCGCAAGGTGACCGACAGCGATCTGCCGGTCTTCTTCCGGCACATGAGCGACCCCGAGTCGAACCTGATGGCCGCCTTCACCAGCAAGGACCCCACCGACCGGGCCGCTTTCGACGCCCACTGGGCGCGGATCCTGGTCTCCGACGCCGTCATACGGACCGTTCTCGCCGACGATGTGGTCGTCGGCCACACCGCGGTGTACGGACCGCCCGAGGAGCGCGAGGTCACGTACTTCATCGACCGCGCGTACTGGGGCCGCGGCGTGGCCACCGCCGCGCTGCGCGCGCTGATCGAACTCGTACCCCAGCGTCCGCTGCACGCCCGCGCCGCAGCCGACAACGCGGGCTCGATCCGGGTCCTTCAGAAGTGCGGATTCACCGTGACCGGCGAGGACCGGGGTTACGCGCATGCCCGCGGCGCCGAGACCGACGAGGTGCTCCTCACCCTGGCGGGCTGA
- a CDS encoding zinc-dependent alcohol dehydrogenase family protein yields MTTSTLTKAVLFHETGGPEVLKIEDIELREPGPGEVRFRVEAIGLNRAEALFRAGTYYYPATLPGSRLGYEAAGVVEAVGEGVSEFAPGDPVMAAANFDFGVHGVYGERVVLPVESVISRPDGVDAVTSAAVWVTYSTAHGGMVETGGLRPGDHVVITGASSGVGTAAIQTAARIGAIPIATTRTAAKKQQLLDLGAAHVITTDHEDLVKEVKGITGGRGAELAFDAIGGPGFRTLGDAVTPGGTAVLYGWLDPRPIELSRNWPLTVHTYANLVTARTEAGRRRAAAFIGSGLRDGSFTPAIAEAFDGLGQIVDAHRLMESNAHTGKIVVRV; encoded by the coding sequence ATGACAACTTCCACATTGACCAAGGCAGTTCTTTTCCATGAGACCGGCGGTCCCGAAGTACTGAAGATCGAGGACATCGAGCTGCGCGAGCCCGGCCCGGGCGAAGTCCGCTTCCGTGTCGAGGCGATCGGCCTCAACCGGGCCGAGGCCCTCTTCCGGGCCGGCACGTACTACTACCCGGCGACGCTGCCCGGCTCGCGGCTCGGCTACGAGGCGGCCGGTGTCGTCGAGGCCGTCGGCGAGGGCGTGAGCGAGTTCGCACCCGGTGACCCGGTGATGGCGGCGGCCAACTTCGATTTCGGTGTCCACGGCGTGTACGGCGAGCGGGTGGTCCTGCCCGTGGAGTCGGTGATCAGCAGGCCCGACGGCGTGGACGCGGTGACGTCCGCCGCCGTGTGGGTGACGTACTCCACCGCCCATGGCGGCATGGTGGAGACCGGCGGGCTGCGGCCCGGCGACCATGTCGTGATCACCGGTGCGTCCAGCGGAGTCGGTACGGCCGCGATCCAGACCGCGGCCCGGATCGGCGCCATCCCGATCGCCACCACCCGTACCGCTGCCAAGAAGCAGCAACTGCTCGACCTCGGAGCGGCCCATGTGATCACCACGGACCACGAGGACCTGGTGAAGGAGGTCAAGGGGATCACCGGTGGGCGCGGGGCCGAGCTGGCCTTCGACGCGATCGGCGGACCGGGCTTCCGGACGCTGGGCGACGCGGTCACGCCCGGCGGTACCGCGGTGCTCTACGGCTGGCTGGATCCGCGTCCCATCGAGCTGTCGAGGAACTGGCCGCTCACGGTGCACACGTATGCCAACCTCGTGACCGCCAGGACCGAAGCAGGCCGACGCCGGGCGGCGGCCTTCATCGGGTCCGGTCTGCGCGACGGGTCGTTCACTCCGGCCATCGCAGAGGCCTTCGACGGTCTCGGGCAGATCGTGGACGCCCACCGGCTGATGGAGTCGAACGCCCACACCGGCAAGATCGTGGTACGGGTCTGA
- a CDS encoding IclR family transcriptional regulator → MSTADSGGAQVKSAVRTVELLEYFAGRPGMHSLAAVQEAVGYPKSSLYMLLRTLVELGWVETDATGTRYGIGVRALLVGTSYIDGDEVVAAARPTLDRLSDDTTETIHLARLDGTNVVYLATRQSQHYLRPFTRVGRRLPAHSTSLGKALLATHSDEQVRKMLPETLASLTEHTITDREKLIEELHLVREQGYAVDREENTLGLRCFGIAIPYRTPARDAISCSVPVARLTPAHEQMIKDALFDARDRLTLATRRL, encoded by the coding sequence ATGTCAACTGCGGATTCCGGCGGAGCACAGGTCAAGTCCGCGGTGCGGACGGTCGAATTGCTCGAGTACTTCGCCGGGCGCCCCGGCATGCACTCCCTCGCCGCGGTCCAGGAGGCCGTCGGCTACCCCAAGTCCAGCCTCTACATGCTGCTGCGCACCCTGGTCGAGCTTGGCTGGGTGGAGACGGACGCGACGGGCACTCGGTACGGCATCGGCGTGCGCGCCCTGCTGGTGGGCACCTCCTACATCGACGGCGACGAGGTGGTCGCGGCCGCCCGCCCCACCCTGGACCGGCTCTCCGACGACACCACCGAGACCATTCACCTCGCCCGGCTCGACGGCACCAACGTCGTCTATCTCGCCACCCGGCAGTCGCAGCACTATCTGCGCCCCTTCACCCGCGTCGGCCGCCGGCTGCCCGCGCACTCCACCTCGCTGGGAAAGGCGCTGCTCGCCACCCACAGCGACGAGCAGGTGCGCAAGATGCTGCCGGAAACCTTGGCATCGCTGACCGAGCACACCATCACCGACCGGGAGAAGCTCATCGAAGAGCTGCACCTCGTCCGCGAGCAGGGCTACGCCGTGGACCGCGAGGAGAACACCCTCGGACTGCGCTGCTTCGGCATCGCCATCCCGTACCGCACCCCGGCGCGGGACGCCATCAGCTGCTCGGTGCCGGTGGCCCGGCTGACCCCCGCACATGAGCAGATGATCAAGGACGCGCTCTTCGACGCGCGCGACCGGCTGACGCTGGCGACCCGGAGGCTCTGA